From a single Crateriforma spongiae genomic region:
- a CDS encoding chorismate transformation enzyme, FkbO/Hyg5 family codes for MKRIQTNGRPAGAIQNSAFNNQWTGANASITCDRLMPSRQVLGECTMGCVSRPETHRKSVEATTPPCLLSRQQHTVIDLQDIRRIALMVTPQCVGTPIDQAWEAVSTIRAIMLQQPVAMTVSMQTIFVKSAELIPAIRRLLESYFMDTMPATTFIVQPPAGGQALAIEAWALGGKDVEVDFPTTDIVTVQYNDMRWIHVGGIVAPEHFHESAYAEAEFVFADLAGRLDRIGATMADVPRVWLYQDQIVELESGTERYRELNRARTDFFDQQNAAGFMKIGDAGQVIYPASTGIGMTGGGLTISALGLQTDRDDIVIRPLENPSQTSAFDYDQRFSLKSPKFARAMAMSIDDYVTTWVSGTASILESESVHLGDAEKQTEQTIDNIQRLISPENMERHGFQGVHPQLADIAKLRVYVKNPEDKPVCEAVCRRRFGDVPAIYAIADVCRPELLVEIEGVAFTKRQPDPDRH; via the coding sequence ATGAAACGAATTCAAACCAATGGTCGCCCCGCCGGCGCGATCCAGAACTCTGCGTTCAACAACCAATGGACTGGCGCGAATGCATCGATCACGTGTGATCGTTTGATGCCCAGTCGGCAAGTGCTGGGGGAATGCACGATGGGTTGCGTATCTCGGCCGGAAACCCATCGCAAATCAGTTGAAGCAACCACACCACCGTGTTTGTTAAGTCGGCAACAGCACACGGTCATCGATCTGCAGGACATTCGTCGAATCGCCTTGATGGTGACACCGCAATGTGTGGGAACACCGATCGATCAAGCATGGGAGGCGGTGTCGACGATCCGCGCGATCATGCTGCAACAACCCGTCGCCATGACGGTTTCGATGCAAACGATCTTCGTCAAATCCGCCGAATTGATTCCGGCCATTCGTCGGCTGTTGGAATCCTATTTCATGGACACCATGCCAGCGACGACCTTCATCGTCCAGCCTCCTGCCGGCGGCCAAGCCCTGGCGATCGAAGCGTGGGCGCTGGGTGGCAAGGATGTTGAAGTTGATTTTCCAACGACTGACATCGTCACGGTCCAGTACAACGACATGCGGTGGATTCACGTGGGCGGAATCGTCGCTCCGGAACACTTCCATGAATCGGCCTACGCCGAAGCCGAGTTTGTCTTCGCTGATCTTGCCGGACGTCTGGATCGCATTGGTGCCACCATGGCTGATGTGCCGAGAGTCTGGTTGTATCAGGACCAGATCGTGGAATTGGAATCCGGCACCGAGCGTTATCGCGAACTCAATCGCGCACGAACGGACTTCTTCGATCAGCAGAACGCCGCCGGTTTCATGAAAATTGGTGATGCCGGCCAAGTCATCTATCCCGCAAGCACGGGAATCGGAATGACCGGTGGCGGGTTGACCATTTCTGCGTTGGGCTTGCAGACCGATCGCGATGACATCGTGATTCGTCCGTTGGAAAACCCGAGTCAGACTTCGGCATTCGATTACGACCAACGCTTTTCGTTGAAGAGCCCCAAGTTTGCTCGGGCCATGGCGATGTCAATTGATGACTACGTCACGACATGGGTTTCAGGAACGGCCAGCATCCTGGAATCGGAAAGCGTTCATCTTGGTGACGCTGAAAAACAGACCGAACAAACCATCGACAATATCCAGCGACTGATCAGTCCGGAAAACATGGAACGTCATGGTTTCCAAGGCGTTCATCCACAACTTGCGGATATCGCCAAGCTTCGTGTGTACGTCAAAAATCCTGAAGACAAACCCGTGTGTGAAGCGGTATGTCGTCGGCGGTTTGGCGATGTTCCGGCCATCTACGCGATTGCCGATGTGTGTCGGCCTGAACTGTTGGTCGAAATCGAAGGTGTGGCCTTCACCAAACGCCAACCGGATCCTGACCGGCACTGA
- a CDS encoding tetratricopeptide repeat-containing sulfotransferase family protein produces the protein MHSSPGSLHHDDHSLLIVALASLADEDLAAAETMLIRSVDCQPNQAMAWLILARIYRDQGNADRAIAYFERGLLLDPEHGDAAIDLARLYVGRRQVSAAISTLRPALARHPRSAALNETFAALLLRRAAWLRRLRRINAATELSKKALRHLRIAVQSRPTAELWARIGTGELRRENFTAARQAFESALALNPDFRPAATRLATLDVDQGNIDGARSQFDRLVQQSDSSALAHFRYSRIRKFKPDDQSNRYLTELRRRLAKADQPVEQTQWLYTIAKVCDDCGDFDQAWDAYRQANQIKMRRMRPDESGRMAGIVDDAIAAFDADTFQHFAGIGHGSQQPIFIVGMPRSGTTLTEQILSCHSLIDGAGELKDLERLRCRMFRAWHQRMQSSGSFRGPVRAVKYHNGLPFAQAEDFKQFQMDYLEQLSVHQVDGQYVTDKMPTNFMHLGLVALCFTNARIIHCRRDPMDILASSMCQNLTPPFCDPDTLADYYIQYRRMMDHWRRVVPNRLVEVDYEKLASDSESQIRRVFTELEIPFQDACLRFHENDRSVHTPSKFQVRQPMYATSIGKWKRFERQLKPIAERLQQASTD, from the coding sequence TTGCATTCATCTCCGGGATCGCTGCACCACGACGATCATTCGTTGTTGATCGTCGCATTGGCATCGTTGGCCGATGAGGATTTGGCGGCGGCTGAAACGATGCTGATTCGTTCCGTCGATTGCCAGCCCAACCAAGCAATGGCCTGGTTGATTCTGGCGCGGATTTACCGCGATCAGGGGAATGCCGATCGTGCGATTGCGTACTTCGAACGGGGGCTTTTACTGGATCCCGAACACGGCGATGCCGCCATCGATCTGGCGCGGCTGTATGTCGGACGACGGCAGGTTTCGGCGGCCATTTCGACGTTGCGTCCCGCCCTGGCGCGGCATCCTCGTTCGGCCGCATTGAATGAGACGTTTGCGGCGCTGCTGCTGCGACGTGCGGCATGGCTCCGCCGTTTGCGTCGGATCAATGCCGCAACGGAACTGTCAAAAAAGGCACTGCGGCATCTGCGAATCGCAGTTCAGTCACGACCCACCGCCGAATTGTGGGCACGGATCGGAACCGGTGAATTGAGGCGAGAAAACTTCACCGCCGCTCGTCAAGCATTCGAATCAGCGTTGGCACTGAACCCCGATTTTCGACCTGCGGCAACGCGACTGGCAACCTTGGATGTTGATCAAGGCAACATCGACGGAGCACGAAGCCAGTTTGACCGACTGGTACAGCAATCCGATTCGTCGGCGTTAGCACACTTTCGGTATTCTCGAATTCGGAAATTCAAACCAGACGATCAATCGAATCGCTATCTGACCGAATTGCGTCGGCGATTGGCAAAAGCAGACCAGCCGGTGGAACAAACCCAGTGGCTGTATACCATCGCGAAAGTTTGCGATGACTGCGGTGATTTTGATCAGGCCTGGGACGCATATCGACAAGCCAACCAGATCAAAATGCGTCGCATGCGTCCCGATGAATCAGGACGTATGGCTGGCATCGTTGATGATGCCATCGCGGCGTTTGATGCGGACACGTTTCAACATTTTGCTGGGATCGGACACGGTTCTCAGCAGCCGATCTTCATCGTCGGAATGCCGAGATCCGGGACCACTTTGACCGAACAGATCCTAAGCTGCCATTCACTGATCGATGGCGCCGGCGAATTGAAAGATCTGGAACGCCTGCGGTGCCGAATGTTTCGAGCTTGGCACCAACGAATGCAGTCATCGGGATCGTTCCGCGGGCCGGTTCGCGCGGTCAAGTATCACAACGGGTTGCCCTTTGCCCAGGCGGAAGACTTCAAACAGTTTCAGATGGACTACTTGGAACAACTGTCCGTTCATCAAGTTGATGGTCAGTACGTGACCGACAAAATGCCGACCAATTTCATGCATCTCGGTCTGGTCGCCCTCTGTTTTACAAACGCACGCATCATCCACTGTCGGCGAGATCCGATGGACATTCTGGCGTCATCGATGTGCCAGAATTTGACGCCGCCATTTTGTGATCCCGATACCTTGGCCGATTACTACATCCAATATCGTCGGATGATGGATCATTGGCGACGGGTCGTTCCCAACCGATTGGTCGAAGTCGACTACGAAAAACTGGCTTCGGACAGCGAAAGTCAGATTCGTCGTGTGTTCACCGAACTTGAAATCCCTTTCCAAGACGCTTGCTTACGATTTCATGAAAATGACCGATCGGTCCACACGCCGAGCAAATTCCAAGTACGCCAACCGATGTACGCAACATCGATCGGCAAATGGAAACGCTTTGAACGTCAATTGAAGCCGATCGCCGAACGTCTTCAGCAGGCATCGACGGATTGA
- a CDS encoding DUF1553 domain-containing protein, whose translation MSTESIVSTDISPFQIRTKPRRKRRPGRWALVVSHWMYSTIAFLLALVLLFVWLQRSPLDVAAPVNPADQFSGPNPAGPAGNAIVPAGFLSEVTKGGGKADRSNQKSLARSLPKTLFDGKTLDKNDSEAADGATGNAKPATTFEIVNPIDRMIRASLQQQGIQPASRCDDATYLRRVYLDVLGTLPTLPEVRTFLSDSDPEKRSKLVEAVLRRPEYVDYATMRWCDRLRVKAEFPINLWPNAAQAYHHWIHRSIETNQPMDRFAQELLVASGSNFRSPPANFYRALQGNEPGDIATVVALTFLCERLDEWPQAKREGFTQFFTKVGYKPTGEWKEEIVYFDLHQADGDSPRDLEAVFPDGKAVTIPPDVDPRSVFADWLTDPRNPAFAKGIANRLWAHLMGRGIVEPVDHFGSDHPPSHPELLDWLAKELIDSGYDIKHLYRLILNSSAYGQSCVPKGDSQKAEKWFACYIPRRMDAEVLIDAICQITGTTETYMSIIPEPYTFLPNDQRAISLPDGSISSSFLEMFGRPARDTGMASERNNRLTAAQTLHLLNSNHVRDKLKKGPAAAKLYKGKTPAPQRLNQIYMTVLSRRPSDDEVMLGEPMCRSASSSRDLIWALINCDEFLFRH comes from the coding sequence ATGAGTACCGAATCGATCGTGTCGACCGACATCAGCCCGTTTCAAATTCGAACGAAACCAAGACGCAAGCGTCGGCCCGGACGATGGGCCCTGGTTGTCAGTCATTGGATGTATTCGACGATCGCGTTTCTTTTGGCTCTGGTGCTACTGTTCGTTTGGCTGCAGCGAAGTCCGCTTGATGTGGCGGCGCCCGTAAACCCGGCAGATCAATTCAGCGGTCCGAATCCAGCCGGGCCTGCTGGAAATGCGATCGTGCCCGCGGGATTTCTTAGCGAAGTCACCAAGGGTGGTGGAAAAGCGGATCGAAGCAACCAGAAGTCCTTGGCCCGGTCTTTACCGAAGACGTTGTTCGATGGCAAAACGCTCGATAAAAACGATTCCGAAGCCGCCGACGGTGCAACTGGAAATGCCAAGCCGGCAACAACGTTTGAAATCGTCAATCCGATCGATCGAATGATTCGTGCATCCTTGCAACAGCAAGGGATTCAACCGGCAAGCCGGTGCGATGATGCGACGTATTTGCGGCGAGTCTATTTGGATGTGCTGGGCACTTTGCCGACTTTGCCTGAGGTTCGTACATTCCTGAGCGATTCCGATCCCGAGAAACGATCCAAGCTTGTCGAAGCGGTTTTGCGGCGGCCTGAATATGTGGACTACGCGACCATGCGTTGGTGTGATCGCTTACGAGTGAAGGCAGAGTTTCCCATTAACCTTTGGCCCAATGCGGCCCAGGCCTACCACCATTGGATTCATCGGTCGATCGAAACGAATCAGCCGATGGACCGTTTTGCCCAGGAATTGTTGGTCGCATCGGGAAGCAATTTTCGGTCACCGCCGGCAAACTTCTATCGCGCATTGCAGGGGAACGAACCTGGCGATATTGCCACGGTGGTCGCGTTAACGTTCTTGTGTGAACGCCTTGATGAATGGCCGCAGGCGAAGCGAGAAGGATTCACACAGTTCTTCACCAAGGTCGGATACAAGCCGACAGGCGAATGGAAGGAAGAGATCGTCTATTTCGATTTGCATCAAGCCGACGGTGATTCGCCGCGGGATCTGGAAGCAGTTTTCCCAGATGGAAAGGCTGTGACAATTCCGCCCGATGTCGATCCGCGGTCGGTGTTCGCAGACTGGCTAACGGATCCACGAAACCCCGCTTTTGCAAAAGGGATCGCGAATCGACTTTGGGCACACTTGATGGGACGTGGGATCGTGGAACCGGTCGATCACTTCGGTTCCGATCATCCACCCAGCCATCCGGAGTTGCTGGATTGGCTTGCTAAAGAATTGATCGATTCCGGATATGACATCAAGCATTTGTATCGCTTGATTTTGAATAGTTCGGCCTACGGGCAGTCCTGTGTTCCCAAGGGCGATAGCCAGAAGGCCGAAAAGTGGTTTGCTTGTTACATTCCGCGTCGAATGGATGCTGAAGTTTTGATTGATGCAATCTGTCAAATCACCGGAACCACCGAAACCTACATGAGCATCATTCCGGAACCATATACGTTTCTGCCCAACGATCAACGGGCCATCAGTCTGCCGGACGGAAGCATCTCTAGCAGTTTTTTGGAAATGTTCGGCAGACCCGCTCGTGATACGGGAATGGCGTCGGAACGAAACAATCGCTTAACGGCCGCGCAGACTTTGCACCTGCTGAATTCGAATCACGTTCGTGACAAATTGAAGAAAGGGCCTGCGGCAGCAAAGTTGTACAAAGGGAAAACGCCGGCGCCGCAGCGTTTGAACCAGATTTATATGACAGTACTGTCGCGGCGACCCAGCGACGACGAGGTCATGCTTGGCGAACCCATGTGCCGTTCCGCCAGCAGTAGTCGTGATTTGATCTGGGCGTTGATCAACTGTGATGAGTTTCTGTTTCGGCATTAG
- a CDS encoding zinc metallopeptidase, which yields MLLYFLFVLPPFLLGLYAQWRVKSNFSSMSEVPARMSGAEAARRMLDSGGLQGVPIEMVPGHLSDHYDPRGKVVRLSADVYNGRNMAALGVACHEAGHAFQDARQYAPLVIRNLAVPAASFGSGAGVWMLIGGIWLGSQPLAWIGVALFSAVVFFQLINLPVEFDASARAKQQLVDQRLIAEAELPYVSKVLNAAALTYVAATLQSVMTLAYYLFILLNRRD from the coding sequence ATGCTTCTGTATTTCCTATTCGTTTTGCCGCCGTTTCTTTTGGGTCTGTACGCCCAGTGGCGAGTCAAGTCGAACTTCAGCAGCATGAGCGAAGTTCCGGCGCGAATGAGCGGTGCCGAAGCGGCACGTCGCATGCTTGATTCCGGCGGTCTGCAAGGTGTGCCGATCGAAATGGTGCCCGGTCACCTGAGCGATCATTACGATCCCCGTGGCAAAGTCGTCCGATTGTCGGCGGATGTCTACAACGGACGCAACATGGCAGCCCTTGGCGTCGCCTGCCACGAGGCGGGTCACGCGTTTCAAGACGCCCGACAGTACGCACCGCTGGTGATTCGCAATCTGGCGGTTCCCGCAGCCAGCTTCGGCAGTGGTGCAGGGGTTTGGATGCTGATCGGAGGCATCTGGTTGGGATCACAACCACTGGCGTGGATCGGTGTGGCCCTGTTTTCGGCCGTGGTATTTTTCCAGCTGATTAATTTGCCGGTTGAATTCGATGCCAGTGCGCGAGCGAAGCAACAATTGGTCGACCAGCGTTTGATCGCTGAAGCGGAACTGCCGTACGTGTCGAAGGTATTGAACGCCGCGGCACTGACCTATGTGGCGGCGACCCTGCAATCGGTCATGACGCTGGCGTATTACCTGTTCATTCTATTGAACCGCCGCGACTAG
- a CDS encoding sensor domain-containing diguanylate cyclase, which yields MQRFGTTTRIAFAMAMWTATVLLMLRVCGVISDRTAEAIRQRSELSEMVAVTCSQMASRDQTDAIAVTLAALVQRDSDVLSAACVADNGEVIAETVGHPMHWLADSGDVETGATQIEVPVYQGDEHFADVQVTFRPLVAQGWLGFFGLRSVQVTLLATLGNLLGFLLLLRRCFRHLDPSRAVPERVRTALDTMAEGIVVADMDGRIRMANQPFAEFCDSAVNDLIGKDIDDLPWVIKEDAKFTQLLDSMASGGRESADLLRLSPSDSDERILQPNASRIIEGEQCHGYMISLADVTSLEQKNQQLEYLATRDPMTGCLNRRSFFEQMETHWSGAERHGHSIGCLMVDVDHFKSINDNFGHAVGDEVLIAVSSALLEMARGSDLVCRYGGEEFCVAMPFETIEGAKLAAQRYRKAIESLTFDQLSVTASLGVSCNALGADSVESMLDQADQALYHSKRTGRNRVTTFAELPEETDTPACENDVQRQDSSAAAEAISGDDPVDPLDAESSLLESVQTLVRDLQAEGQSQVPLQRLQGVLADRPAASNQIDTSVAPSGVH from the coding sequence ATGCAACGTTTTGGAACCACCACCAGAATCGCCTTTGCGATGGCGATGTGGACCGCGACGGTCCTTCTGATGCTGCGAGTGTGCGGTGTCATCAGTGACCGAACCGCCGAAGCCATACGACAGCGTTCCGAACTGTCGGAAATGGTGGCGGTGACGTGTTCGCAAATGGCCAGTCGTGACCAGACCGATGCGATCGCCGTGACGCTAGCGGCACTGGTCCAGCGTGATTCGGACGTTTTGTCGGCCGCTTGCGTTGCCGACAATGGCGAAGTCATCGCAGAAACCGTGGGCCATCCGATGCACTGGTTGGCCGACAGTGGAGATGTGGAAACCGGCGCGACGCAGATCGAAGTTCCCGTTTACCAAGGCGACGAGCACTTTGCCGATGTCCAGGTCACGTTTCGTCCCCTGGTCGCCCAAGGTTGGCTAGGCTTCTTTGGTCTGCGGTCGGTTCAGGTGACGCTGCTTGCAACGCTGGGAAACTTGCTGGGCTTTCTGCTTTTGCTGCGTCGATGTTTTCGGCATTTGGACCCATCACGGGCGGTCCCCGAACGAGTCCGCACAGCGTTGGACACAATGGCCGAAGGGATTGTCGTGGCGGATATGGATGGCCGCATTCGTATGGCCAATCAACCGTTCGCTGAATTTTGTGACTCGGCAGTCAACGATCTAATTGGGAAAGACATCGATGACCTTCCTTGGGTCATCAAAGAAGACGCCAAGTTCACCCAATTGTTGGATTCCATGGCATCGGGAGGCCGCGAGAGTGCCGACTTGCTGCGGCTTTCGCCCAGCGATTCAGACGAACGCATCTTGCAGCCTAACGCCAGTCGTATCATCGAAGGCGAACAGTGTCATGGCTACATGATCTCACTGGCCGACGTCACCAGCCTGGAACAGAAGAACCAGCAACTGGAATATCTGGCGACTCGTGATCCGATGACCGGCTGTTTGAATCGGCGTTCGTTCTTTGAGCAGATGGAAACCCACTGGTCCGGTGCCGAACGACATGGCCATTCGATCGGATGCCTGATGGTCGACGTCGATCACTTTAAATCGATCAATGACAACTTTGGGCATGCAGTGGGCGACGAGGTTCTGATTGCGGTTTCATCCGCCTTGTTGGAAATGGCACGGGGATCAGATTTGGTTTGCCGTTACGGCGGCGAAGAATTCTGTGTCGCGATGCCTTTCGAGACGATTGAGGGGGCAAAGTTGGCCGCACAACGCTATCGCAAAGCCATCGAATCGCTGACCTTTGACCAGTTGTCGGTCACCGCAAGCTTGGGAGTATCCTGCAACGCACTGGGAGCCGATTCGGTGGAATCGATGCTAGATCAGGCCGACCAGGCGCTCTATCACTCCAAACGCACTGGGCGTAATCGTGTGACCACCTTCGCTGAACTTCCGGAGGAAACGGACACGCCGGCTTGTGAAAACGATGTCCAGCGCCAAGATTCATCGGCGGCGGCGGAGGCAATCTCAGGCGACGATCCCGTCGATCCGTTGGATGCCGAATCGAGCTTGCTGGAGTCCGTTCAGACGCTGGTCCGCGACCTTCAGGCGGAAGGCCAATCCCAGGTGCCGCTGCAACGCTTGCAGGGAGTTCTGGCAGACCGGCCCGCCGCGTCAAACCAAATTGACACTTCCGTTGCCCCGTCGGGCGTTCACTGA
- a CDS encoding DUF1501 domain-containing protein yields the protein MNRHDHRYGLGMGLTRRQMLHSGVLNSAGFMLASRLYAASASGGVLQENAKAKAVIQVWLAGGPSHTDTFDPKPGLGSEYTGPLSDVCETNVPGIQIGQSLPELSKIADKYSLIRSMTHGQNGHETASYLTQTGRMPGRIVHPAAGAVVNAMTDQKTDGGSSSLIPPYVVLTRPQGRFSEAGFLGIKYKPFATGGDPNAQRFAVEGIVAPDLNENRQLQRRELLSQLNSLPDRIQHSTTLASAAESRDQAYDMILGDTGKVFDLNQESDEVRQRYGRTRFGQSCLAARRLVENGSKFVTINDGGWDTHKDHFGVMRRKLPDLDRGLSALINDLDQRGMLDSTIVWCIGEFGRTPKVAMESPWNGGRHHFGAVFSTLVAGGGFVGGQVLGQSDAKGETVADRPVYPTDLIGTMYELLGIDPEATLPHPLGYPVRITPGQDEGLDSGGRLDELV from the coding sequence ATGAATCGACATGATCATCGCTACGGTTTGGGGATGGGGCTGACACGTCGGCAGATGTTGCATTCGGGGGTTTTGAATTCTGCGGGATTCATGTTGGCGTCCAGGCTGTACGCTGCATCGGCCAGCGGTGGTGTGCTGCAGGAAAATGCCAAAGCCAAAGCGGTCATACAAGTCTGGCTTGCCGGTGGGCCGTCCCACACGGACACCTTTGATCCGAAGCCGGGTTTGGGTTCCGAATACACGGGGCCGCTAAGTGACGTTTGTGAAACCAACGTGCCGGGGATTCAGATCGGACAATCGTTACCCGAGTTGTCAAAGATTGCCGACAAGTATTCGCTGATCCGCAGCATGACCCATGGTCAGAATGGTCATGAAACAGCATCGTACCTGACGCAAACCGGACGTATGCCCGGGCGAATCGTGCATCCGGCGGCGGGTGCGGTGGTCAACGCCATGACCGATCAAAAGACCGATGGTGGATCATCGAGTTTGATTCCACCCTACGTCGTGCTGACCCGTCCGCAGGGTCGCTTCTCAGAAGCGGGTTTCTTGGGGATCAAATACAAGCCTTTCGCAACCGGCGGTGATCCGAATGCCCAGCGATTCGCGGTCGAAGGCATCGTTGCGCCGGACCTGAACGAAAATCGCCAGTTGCAGCGTCGGGAACTGCTGAGCCAGTTGAATTCGTTGCCCGATCGAATTCAACATTCGACCACGTTGGCGTCGGCAGCCGAATCACGCGATCAAGCCTATGACATGATCCTTGGTGATACCGGCAAGGTGTTTGATCTGAACCAGGAATCGGATGAAGTTCGTCAACGCTATGGTCGCACACGATTCGGTCAATCGTGTTTGGCCGCCCGACGTTTGGTGGAAAACGGATCCAAGTTTGTCACCATCAACGACGGCGGATGGGATACCCACAAAGACCACTTCGGTGTGATGCGACGAAAACTTCCCGATCTGGATCGCGGCTTGTCCGCACTGATCAATGACTTGGATCAACGTGGCATGTTGGATAGCACCATTGTGTGGTGTATCGGAGAGTTTGGCCGGACACCCAAGGTTGCGATGGAATCACCGTGGAACGGCGGGCGACACCATTTCGGCGCCGTGTTTTCCACTCTGGTGGCCGGTGGCGGATTTGTGGGCGGCCAAGTTTTGGGGCAGTCCGATGCCAAGGGCGAAACCGTTGCCGATCGTCCGGTGTATCCGACGGATCTGATCGGAACGATGTACGAATTACTGGGGATCGATCCAGAGGCGACCCTGCCGCATCCCCTGGGATACCCGGTTCGCATCACACCGGGACAAGACGAAGGATTGGATTCGGGAGGCCGGCTTGATGAACTTGTATAG